The following proteins come from a genomic window of Diprion similis isolate iyDipSimi1 chromosome 8, iyDipSimi1.1, whole genome shotgun sequence:
- the LOC124409798 gene encoding glutamate receptor-interacting protein 2 isoform X2, with amino-acid sequence MFSSLRLASMRSHKSRARPGSVATSASSDSARPDEICQQQFYPNNFLALDEGEGSSPSSVSSKVAQVRVEREGGSLGVTLRGGVARALVVTGVRADGPAAREGRVRPGDRLLAVDETELRGLTLAEAQRALRRSSDALVASLTIEYDVANMEEARAATSGPLLVQLERGFSGELGLTVRETPNGVCIESLRPASTADRCGALQPGDRLLAVDEMPVQDAVTAAKLLRNVSDNCRIARLQILPRPPSASSRTVKRRAQPQAQQNSTQTLYTKESLTVVLRPDHRGLGLSLRPSEDRLSYVIDLLEAGGPAERSGVLLPGDKVLAINRRMLRDLQPAEVAALLEASQVELVTEYKVGGAVVPSSGVFTVRVARPLGGQPDLGLTVNEDLAIAEVRRGSLAHRTGSLAPGDRLLAIDGQKLNSGDLRQAAQLLHRPGSSVVALTIRKPDMVTDARESNTGNDTMQPQYSGGNLRSARESLPSVDSAVDSWGDAGEGVGPGPELLRLWETASVDSGQLDLSMPPYPGSQQIVHVSLHKDPVYEDFGFSVSDGMYERGVYINRLRPGGPCDGVLKPFDRILRVNDASTEDCDCCLAVPLIAAAGPRLDLTVARPLSPQNITKTL; translated from the exons ATGTTCAGTTCCTTGAGACTGGCAAGTATGCGCTCGCACAAGAGTCGAGCGAGACCAGGAAGTGTAGCTACTTCGGCGAGCTCTGATTCCGCCCGACCAGATGAAATTTGCCAGCAGCAATTTtatccaaataattttttggctCTAGACGAGGGAGAGGGATCCAGTCCTTCTAGCGTTTCCTCAAAGGTAGCTCAGGTCAGAGTCGAAAGGGAGGGAGGAAGCCTCGGCGTTACACTTAGAGGTGGAGTCGCCAGAGCCCTAGTTGTGACCGGAGTTAGAGCAGACGGCCCTGCAGCTAGAGAGGGACGAGTCAGACCCGGCGATCGACTGCTGGCAGTCGACGAGACTGAACTGCGAGGCCTCACATTGGCAGAGGCGCAAAGAGCTCTCAGAAGAAGCTCCGATGCTCTCGTAGCTTCCCTGACCATCGAGTATGATGTTGCAAATATGGAAGAGGCTCGTGCAGCTACGTCGGGGCCACTTTTGGTTCAATTAGAGCGTGGATTTTCAg gAGAACTAGGACTGACTGTCAGAGAGACACCGAACGGAGTTTGCATCGAGAGTCTTCGACCAGCCAGTACTGCCGATAGATGCGGAGCGCTTCAGCCAGGTGATCGGCTCTTGGCAGTGGATGAAATGCCTGTACAAGACGCGGTGACTGCGGCAAAGTTACTCCGCAATGTTTCGGACAATTGTCGGATAGCTAGATTGCAAATTTTACCCAGACCTCCGAGTGCCTCGTCCAGGACAGTTAAAAGGAGGGCTCAACCCCAGGCTCAGCAAAATTCTACGCAAACATTGTACACTAAGGAAAGTCTGACTGTGGTCCTGAGACCCGATCACAGAGGTCTTGGCTTATCATTGAGGCCCTCGGAGGACCGTTTATCGTATGTAATCGACCTGCTGGAAGCTGGTGGCCCAGCTGAGAGAAGCGGGGTTCTCCTTCCTGGGGACAAGGTTCTCGCCATTAATAGAAGAATGCTGAGAGATTTACAACCAGCAGAAGTTGCAGCGCTCTTAGAAGCCTCTCAA GTGGAGTTGGTGACAGAGTACAAAGTTGGAGGGGCGGTAGTCCCCAGCTCTGGTGTGTTCACAGTAAGGGTAGCGAGACCGCTCGGTGGGCAACCTGACCTAGGGCTGACGGTAAATGAAGATTTAGCCATCGCTGAAGTTCGTCGAGGCTCTTTAGCACACCGAACTGGAAGTCTGGCACCTGGAGATCGACTGTTGGCTATCGATGGTCAGAAACTGAATTCGGGAGATCTTCGGCAAGCTGCTCAACTCCTACATAGGCCTGGGAGCTCGGTTGTAGCTCTTACAATAAGAAAGCCAGATATGGTCACGGATGCAAG GGAATCGAATACAGGAAACGATACTATGCAGCCACAGTATTCGGGAGGCAATTTAAGATCTGCTAGGGAGAGTCTTCCGAGTGTAGATAGTGCTGTAGACTCTTGGGGAGATGCCGGTGAAGGTGTTGGCCCAGGACCAGAGCTGTTACGACTGTGGGAAACTGCATCTGTGGATAGTGGTCAACTCGATTTATCCATGCCTCCGTACCCAGG ATCGCAGCAGATAGTTCACGTCTCTCTTCACAAGGATCCCGTCTACGAAGATTTTGGATTTTCCGTATCCGACGGAATGTATGAACGAGGTGTCTACATCAACAGATTGCGTCCTGGCGGACCTTGTGACGGTGTTTTAAAACCTTTTGATCGAATTTTGCGAGTTAATGATGCGAGCACCGAAGACTGTGACTGTTGCTTAGCTGTCCCATTGATCGCTGCCGCAGGTCCTAGATTGGATTTAACAGTAGCTCGGCCTCTGTCGCCACAGAATATTACAAAAActttatag
- the LOC124409798 gene encoding glutamate receptor-interacting protein 2 isoform X1 — translation MFSSLRLASMRSHKSRARPGSVATSASSDSARPDEICQQQFYPNNFLALDEGEGSSPSSVSSKVAQVRVEREGGSLGVTLRGGVARALVVTGVRADGPAAREGRVRPGDRLLAVDETELRGLTLAEAQRALRRSSDALVASLTIEYDVANMEEARAATSGPLLVQLERGFSGELGLTVRETPNGVCIESLRPASTADRCGALQPGDRLLAVDEMPVQDAVTAAKLLRNVSDNCRIARLQILPRPPSASSRTVKRRAQPQAQQNSTQTLYTKESLTVVLRPDHRGLGLSLRPSEDRLSYVIDLLEAGGPAERSGVLLPGDKVLAINRRMLRDLQPAEVAALLEASQVELVTEYKVGGAVVPSSGVFTVRVARPLGGQPDLGLTVNEDLAIAEVRRGSLAHRTGSLAPGDRLLAIDGQKLNSGDLRQAAQLLHRPGSSVVALTIRKPDMVTDARESNTGNDTMQPQYSGGNLRSARESLPSVDSAVDSWGDAGEGVGPGPELLRLWETASVDSGQLDLSMPPYPGSPVRNGTDNRSQQIVHVSLHKDPVYEDFGFSVSDGMYERGVYINRLRPGGPCDGVLKPFDRILRVNDASTEDCDCCLAVPLIAAAGPRLDLTVARPLSPQNITKTL, via the exons ATGTTCAGTTCCTTGAGACTGGCAAGTATGCGCTCGCACAAGAGTCGAGCGAGACCAGGAAGTGTAGCTACTTCGGCGAGCTCTGATTCCGCCCGACCAGATGAAATTTGCCAGCAGCAATTTtatccaaataattttttggctCTAGACGAGGGAGAGGGATCCAGTCCTTCTAGCGTTTCCTCAAAGGTAGCTCAGGTCAGAGTCGAAAGGGAGGGAGGAAGCCTCGGCGTTACACTTAGAGGTGGAGTCGCCAGAGCCCTAGTTGTGACCGGAGTTAGAGCAGACGGCCCTGCAGCTAGAGAGGGACGAGTCAGACCCGGCGATCGACTGCTGGCAGTCGACGAGACTGAACTGCGAGGCCTCACATTGGCAGAGGCGCAAAGAGCTCTCAGAAGAAGCTCCGATGCTCTCGTAGCTTCCCTGACCATCGAGTATGATGTTGCAAATATGGAAGAGGCTCGTGCAGCTACGTCGGGGCCACTTTTGGTTCAATTAGAGCGTGGATTTTCAg gAGAACTAGGACTGACTGTCAGAGAGACACCGAACGGAGTTTGCATCGAGAGTCTTCGACCAGCCAGTACTGCCGATAGATGCGGAGCGCTTCAGCCAGGTGATCGGCTCTTGGCAGTGGATGAAATGCCTGTACAAGACGCGGTGACTGCGGCAAAGTTACTCCGCAATGTTTCGGACAATTGTCGGATAGCTAGATTGCAAATTTTACCCAGACCTCCGAGTGCCTCGTCCAGGACAGTTAAAAGGAGGGCTCAACCCCAGGCTCAGCAAAATTCTACGCAAACATTGTACACTAAGGAAAGTCTGACTGTGGTCCTGAGACCCGATCACAGAGGTCTTGGCTTATCATTGAGGCCCTCGGAGGACCGTTTATCGTATGTAATCGACCTGCTGGAAGCTGGTGGCCCAGCTGAGAGAAGCGGGGTTCTCCTTCCTGGGGACAAGGTTCTCGCCATTAATAGAAGAATGCTGAGAGATTTACAACCAGCAGAAGTTGCAGCGCTCTTAGAAGCCTCTCAA GTGGAGTTGGTGACAGAGTACAAAGTTGGAGGGGCGGTAGTCCCCAGCTCTGGTGTGTTCACAGTAAGGGTAGCGAGACCGCTCGGTGGGCAACCTGACCTAGGGCTGACGGTAAATGAAGATTTAGCCATCGCTGAAGTTCGTCGAGGCTCTTTAGCACACCGAACTGGAAGTCTGGCACCTGGAGATCGACTGTTGGCTATCGATGGTCAGAAACTGAATTCGGGAGATCTTCGGCAAGCTGCTCAACTCCTACATAGGCCTGGGAGCTCGGTTGTAGCTCTTACAATAAGAAAGCCAGATATGGTCACGGATGCAAG GGAATCGAATACAGGAAACGATACTATGCAGCCACAGTATTCGGGAGGCAATTTAAGATCTGCTAGGGAGAGTCTTCCGAGTGTAGATAGTGCTGTAGACTCTTGGGGAGATGCCGGTGAAGGTGTTGGCCCAGGACCAGAGCTGTTACGACTGTGGGAAACTGCATCTGTGGATAGTGGTCAACTCGATTTATCCATGCCTCCGTACCCAGG ATCTCCTGTGCGAAATGGTACTGACAACAGATCGCAGCAGATAGTTCACGTCTCTCTTCACAAGGATCCCGTCTACGAAGATTTTGGATTTTCCGTATCCGACGGAATGTATGAACGAGGTGTCTACATCAACAGATTGCGTCCTGGCGGACCTTGTGACGGTGTTTTAAAACCTTTTGATCGAATTTTGCGAGTTAATGATGCGAGCACCGAAGACTGTGACTGTTGCTTAGCTGTCCCATTGATCGCTGCCGCAGGTCCTAGATTGGATTTAACAGTAGCTCGGCCTCTGTCGCCACAGAATATTACAAAAActttatag
- the LOC124409805 gene encoding solute carrier family 35 member E1 homolog, translated as MVMGDRRDSREVLTILFLCIMWYIVSSSNNVIGKMLLSEFPFPMTVTMVQLTSITVYSGPFFNLWGVRKYAADISWPYYFRLIVPLALGKFFASVFSHVSIWKVPVSYAHTVKATMPFFTVVLSRIILREKQTNTVYLSLVPIIGGVAIATLTELSFDMTGLLSALVATMGFSLQNIFSKKVLRDTGVHHLRLLHILGRLALFMFLPVWLMYDFRSLLHDPVTGTNVEVSYKVLMLLFADGILNWLQNIIAFSVLSIVTPLTYAVASASKRIFVIAVSLFVLGNPVTGLNVLGMTMAILGVLCYNKAKYDQRKAKKKEALLPRYSFPIRNGTTPFMVNGWQNDKHQLHAV; from the exons ATGGTGATGGGTGACAGACGAGACAGCCGCGAGGTGTTGACGATATTATTCCTGTGTATAATGTGGTACATCGTGTCGAGCAGCAACAATGTGATCGGCAAGATGTTGCTATCCGAGTTCCCGTTTCCAATGACTGTGACGATGGTGCAGCTAACCTCAATCACCGTTTATTCCGGCCCGTTTTTCAACCTCTGGGGCGTCCGAAAGTACGCGGCTGACATATCCTGGCCCTATTACTTTCGTCTGATCGTGCCCCTCGCCCTCGGCAAGTTTTTCGCATCCGTATTCAGTCACGTCAGTATTTGGAAGGTCCCGGTCTCCTACGCCCACACTG TAAAGGCTACAATGCCCTTCTTTACGGTGGTTCTGTCGAGGATAATTCTCCGTGAAAAGCAGACCAACACAGTCTACCTCAGCCTCGTTCCAATCATTGGAGGAGTAGCGATCGCCACTCTAACAGAACTCAGTTTTGACATGACGGGATTGCTCAGCGCCTTAGTCGCTACAATGGGTTTCTCGCTACAGAATATATTCTCAAAGAAG GTATTACGTGACACAGGGGTTCACCATTTAAGGCTTTTACATATCCTTGGACGACTGGCTTTGTTTATGTTCTTGCCAGTTTGGTTGATGTATGACTTCAGAAGCCTTCTGCACGATCCTGTGACCGGGACTAACGTCGAAGTCAGTTATAAAGTATTAATGCTACTTTTTGCCGACGGTATTTTGAACTGGCTTCAGAATATCATTGCTTTCTCTGTACTGTCTATCGTCACGCCGCTTACTTATGCTGTAGCCAGTGCCAGCAAAAGAATATTTGTAATTGCTGTCAGTCTGTTCGTTCTGGGCAACCCAGTCACAGGACTTAATGTCTTAGGCATGACTATGGCCATATTAGGTGTTCTTTGTTACAACAAAGCTAAATATGATCAAAGAAAAGCCAAAAAGAAAGAAGCTTTGCTGCCAAGGTACAGTTTTCCCATTCGCAATGGCACCACTCCGTTTATGGTCAATGGCTGGCAAAATGACAAGCATCAATTGCATGCCGTTtag